GAAAAGGGCATCGAGGTGACCAACAACAGTTATTACACCGACCCGTGGCTGTTCAACTGCAAGAACGACCCGGACCAGAGCGCCCTGGTCGAGGCGGTCGGCCGTGCCTCCCGCTACGCGGAGCGCAAGGGCACCGTCAACGTCGCGGCCGCCGGTAACTCGGACCACGACCTGGCCGTCGACGCGATAGAGGACACGACGAGCCCGAACGACACCACGCCGGTGACCCGCACGATCAACCCGGCGGAGTGCCTCGACATCCCGACCCAGCTGCCGGGCGTCGTGACCGTCGCCGCGACGGGCGCGAAGGCTCTGAAGTCCTCCTACTCGAACTACGGTCTCGGCGTCATCGACGTGGCCGCCCCCGGTGGCGACTCGACGGTGTACCAGCCGCCGACGGCGCCTGCCGTCAACGGACGCATCCTGTCCACGACGGTGGGCGGTGGCTACAACTACAAGGCCGGTACGTCCATGGCGTCCCCGCATGTCGCGGGTGTCGTGGCCCTGATCAAGTCGGCCCACCCGTACGCCTCGGCGTTCGAGGTGAAGGCGAGGCTGGCGCACCAGGCGGACGCCACCGCGTGCGGTGCGCCGTACGACATCAACGGTGACGGCACGGTCGACGCGGTCTGCGAGGGCTCCACGAACTACAACGGCTTCTACGGAGCCGGAATCGTGGACGCGCTGGACGCCGTCCGCCGCTGATCCGCCGGATGACATGAGGAAGGGCCGGGGACGGCGGTCCCCGGCCCTTCCTGCTGTTCAGACGGTCACGGCTTGATGAGCACCTTCAGCGCCGTACGGTCGTCCATCGCCTTGTAGCCTCCGGGCACCCCGTCGAGACCGACGGTGAGGTCGAAGACCGGCGAGGGGTCGATCGTGCCGTCCAGGACGTCGGGCAGCAGCTCCGGGATGTACGTGCGCACGGGGGCCACCCCGCCGCGCAGCGTGATGTTCCGGTCGAACATGACGTCGAGGTCCAGGCCGGTGGCGCTGCCGTGCGGGACGCCGACGTAACCGATGGCGCCGCCGTCGCGGACGATGTCGATCGCCGTACGCATCGACTGCTCGGTGCCGACGGCCTCGATCACGGCGTGGGCACCTTCGCCTCGGGTCAGTTCCCGCACGGCCGCGAGGGCAGCTTCGCCGCGCTCGGCGACGACGTCCGTGGCGCCGAAGGCGCGGGCGATGTCCGTACGGGCGGTGTGGCGGCCGAGGGCGATGATCCGCTCGGCGCCGAGCCGCTTGGCGGCCATGACGCCGCACAGGCCGACCGCTCCGTCACCGACGACGGCGACCGTGCTGCCGGGCTTCACGCCCGCGCCGACGGCGGCGTGGTGGCCCGTGCCCAGCACGTCGGAGAGGGCGAGGAGCGCGGTGAGCAGGTGGTCGTCGGACGCGGCGGCGGCCGGGAGCTTGACGAGGGTTCCGTCGGCGAACGGGACCCTGACCGCCTCTCCCTGGCCGCCGTCGGAGCCGACCGACCCCCAGAAGCCGCCCTGCGGGCACGAGGTGGTGAGGCCCTCCGCGCAGTACGTGCAGGTGCCGTCGGACCAGACGAACGGGGCGACGACGAGGTCACCGGCGGCGAAGCCGTTGACCCCGGAGCCCGCCTCCTCGACGATGCCGAGGAACTCGTGCCCGATGCGCTGGCCGGGCTGCCGGGCGGACTCTCCTCGGTACGCCCACAGGTCGCTGCCGCAGATGCAGGCCCGCAGGACGCGCAGGATCACGTCGGTGGGCTGCTGGATCGTCGGGTCCGGCACCTCCTGCACGCGGATGTCGTGGGGAGCGTGGATGACGGTGGCGCGCATGCGTGGGAACCTTCGCTGATCTCAGATGCTGATACTCCGCTCACGGTACGCCTCCGTGCCGCCCTCCGGGGAATCCGCCCGGTGGGCGAGGACCCCCGTGGTCAGGAGGTACTGCGCCGCGATGTACGTCAGCATGACCCAGAAGTCCGGGGCGGGCAGTTGCGGCCAGTCCGCGATGCCGGTGGCGATCAGCGCGTCGGAGAGCAGGAAGAGCGCCCCGCCGAGCGCCGCGGCCCGCCCCGCGGTGCCCGCCCGCCAGGCCATGGCGGTGAGCAGCAGGCTGTATCCGGTCAGCGGGATCCGCAGGTCGGCCGGCAGGCTCGGCCAGATCAGCACGAGGAAGCCGGTGAGCACGAGCGCGTACCCGGCGCCGGCGGTCACGGAGCCGCGGGCGCGGCCGAACAGGCGCAGGTAGCAGATGTGCCCCGCCGCGAAGGAGCCCATGCCGAGGAGGAAGGCGAGGTCGTCGTCGGGCAGCAGGAGCGTGTCGCCGCCCCATCCGAAGAGCAGCGCGGCGACGAGCAGCCGGGGGCCGCGGCGGGCCGCGGCGTACGCGGCGAGGAGCGGCATCAGCAGGGGCTTGGCGACGAGGTGCGCGAGGGGGATGTCCGCCAGCAGCCCGAGGAGGTCGACCACGGCCGCGGCGAGGAAGGCGATGAGCAGGGGCCGGGCGAGCCGGTCCCCGCGCCGCGGTGCCGGGGCGCTCATCGGGTGGCCTCCG
The Streptomyces sp. NBC_00234 DNA segment above includes these coding regions:
- a CDS encoding zinc-dependent alcohol dehydrogenase family protein translates to MRATVIHAPHDIRVQEVPDPTIQQPTDVILRVLRACICGSDLWAYRGESARQPGQRIGHEFLGIVEEAGSGVNGFAAGDLVVAPFVWSDGTCTYCAEGLTTSCPQGGFWGSVGSDGGQGEAVRVPFADGTLVKLPAAAASDDHLLTALLALSDVLGTGHHAAVGAGVKPGSTVAVVGDGAVGLCGVMAAKRLGAERIIALGRHTARTDIARAFGATDVVAERGEAALAAVRELTRGEGAHAVIEAVGTEQSMRTAIDIVRDGGAIGYVGVPHGSATGLDLDVMFDRNITLRGGVAPVRTYIPELLPDVLDGTIDPSPVFDLTVGLDGVPGGYKAMDDRTALKVLIKP
- a CDS encoding lysoplasmalogenase, giving the protein MSAPAPRRGDRLARPLLIAFLAAAVVDLLGLLADIPLAHLVAKPLLMPLLAAYAAARRGPRLLVAALLFGWGGDTLLLPDDDLAFLLGMGSFAAGHICYLRLFGRARGSVTAGAGYALVLTGFLVLIWPSLPADLRIPLTGYSLLLTAMAWRAGTAGRAAALGGALFLLSDALIATGIADWPQLPAPDFWVMLTYIAAQYLLTTGVLAHRADSPEGGTEAYRERSISI